The following proteins are encoded in a genomic region of Nicotiana sylvestris chromosome 4, ASM39365v2, whole genome shotgun sequence:
- the LOC138890419 gene encoding uncharacterized protein translates to MGANIVEEASTSKKRKKSSGPKNYPSKKRFKGNCHNCGKFGHKATECHAPKDKKKSQANMIEKNDEIDDLCAMLSECNLVEHPREWWIDSGATRHVCANKEFFYFLCSRWTQRDSVYGKFRYCKN, encoded by the coding sequence atgggtgCAAATATTGTTGAGGAAGCTTCAACgagtaaaaagagaaagaagtcgTCTGGACCAAAGAATTATCCAAGCAAGAAGAGGTTCAAAggtaattgccacaactgtggaaAGTTTGGACACAAGGCTACTGAATGTCATGCACCAAAGGACAAGAAGAAAAGTCAAGCAAACATGATTGAGAAGAATGATGAAATAGACGACTTATGTGCCATGCTTTCAGAATGCAACCTAGTCGAACATCCTAGAGAATGGTGGATTGATTCAGGAGCAACTCGAcatgtttgtgctaacaaggagttTTTTTACTTCTTATGCTCTCGCTGGACCCAACGTGACAGTGTTTATGGCAAATTCCGCTACTGCAAAAATTGA